One genomic region from Amphiprion ocellaris isolate individual 3 ecotype Okinawa chromosome 20, ASM2253959v1, whole genome shotgun sequence encodes:
- the si:ch211-266g18.10 gene encoding titin isoform X19: protein MAEGAKPASATAAGGSNGAAAPQPGFLRSGALSLLNKLKVSVELLIALAALLSWVVVGVVMFDFVEYKAVPDIQQIITDPVKAVNDAVDEATSLLNKFQECAPDLSDPMSAATYAAEEISAAKDGVVRYFSDEEGTFYLSYIDPVVIGRRAFHSTNDFMCGVVGGCRDTLCTVVDSILDTIQEINKGKIDLSYIDPVVIGRGVFNVTNEFVCGVVGYIQGVLCSILDTILDVVKGVTDISFIDPVVIGRNTFGATNDFVNGIVGYIQSVLCTIIDSILEIVKGTTDISFIDPVVIGRNVFSVTNDFVSGIAGYIQDVLCVILDVILDTLKDIQQAVGFSPMSVLKTTADITKEQISMLVSYFSATLIGEEGIMPEVSLDPMKVVEDAVLEFTDKKDLFVAYMSSMLVGDQGEPAAPPVVNVVTEKDEAVAAPSDINLVRRKGEFLPPFEKVAEILHTAKDEAAPAAELSEDSKTEEEEEEKEEEEEEEEAEVPPEAASEADVQDAEEDEVKHVDLEEKESETPLEEEILDHDSKEEEKEEADKEEEEEIITEEAAEQLEKEEGEEQEEDKKEEEGEEDQGKTEEAVDEEDEEAQAADGVVEDKEEEEEIKTEDVLVEEEEEEVEEEIKTEDYLVEEEEEEVEEEIKTDDVLVEEEEEEEEEEIKTEDDLVEEEEEKEEEEIKTEDDLVEEEEEEEEEEIETEDALVEEEEEEEEETKTIDALVEEEEEEETKTEDALLEDEDEEEEEEAKPEEVLLEDEEKEKEEEETKTEEDLAEDEDEEKEEETKTEDVLLEDEDEEEEEEEDEEDDKTKTDKDLAEDVEKEEPKLEDLAEEEEEEEEEEEEEEEEQEEEEEVKSEEEDERVQQTIKITDDDARDQFEKTDEEDQDLEMDNEDEEEEEGEKLDYVEIKEDDKDAEEEPLVQQLDLKILASEKLHIDQIPESEEETLLPEHDEDEFADIVDDHDENNNNSESRKTEPKRKRKVHVPFEKLRRVGSRAPHKEEHLSKHEKVLKEAKERHAIKEVKDAIVKEEEPVKKALKEEEDAKKLPKEKKQVKKLLKEEKEIKKPSKEKKEVKKPAKEEEEVKKPLKEEKVKKQLKEEKEVKKPPKEHKEVRKHKRLSKKEEEVKERPKEEKEIKKPLRDKKEVKKPPREEKETKKPPKEEKEIKKPPKKEKEEKRPPKAAEVTKEEKKPPKEEKEEKKPIKEAKDKHKPENKEERALKKERDVKKPLKEEKEVKKSPKEEERPSKKEKEVRKLLKEEKEAKKPAKEDKEEEKPLKTEREEKIPSKKQKEVKKPPKEEKEVKKPPKEEKEVKKPQKEEKEPKKPTKDEKEPEKPTKDEKEPKKPTKEEKEIKKPQKEDKEVKKPLKKEKEEKETPKEKREVKKPSKEDKKEKKPIKEETEDEKPHKEAKIPTKDEKEVKKPHKEEKEVKKPPKEEKEGKKPLKDKEIEKLLKQVKEEKESPKDKKGVKQPSEDKKVKKPIKDEKEEKKPLEEKREMKKPSKEDKEEKKPLKEKKEVKKPSEEEKKPLKEKKEVKKPSEEEKKPLKEKKEVKKPSEEEKKPLKEKKEVKKPSEEEKKPLKEKKEVKKPSEEEKKPLKEKKEVKKPSEEEKKPLKEREVKTPPKEDKKEKEEKKPIKEAKKEAESKKEKISKDGKEPIKPSKQEKEIKTTTKEDKEPTKKRVTKTEAKPKKSAKRIKVVKKEVASVLKKEHLNVTKAAEEPKKSAKVLKFAKKQIAPALKKEHKNVTKAAEVPEVPKVTAKPEVTKKVAAPKEAKKEPKQKIKRKPVKPDIDAVKEKEKAAPKKKEAEVSELKPKPGQKDAAVTKEKAKRAPPKKEVPKKKAKAAPAKKEAAAPKEKVKPVILTKEQEGAPKNATLAKERVKIVPMKKVVKAPKKEVKAVSAKTKSAKIKTKPTPVVKEAEAPHKNVSLTKEKVKVVPLKKVPVTPKEKVKAAPTKKEAEVLKEKKAEPVTPKKAAKPTPAKKKKVPETPKEKVKPALTKKEAELLKEKKPEPVTPKKEAEVLKEKVAEPVTPKKAPVSKAKPTPAKKKKEPAKIKTKPAPVVKEAEAPHKNVSLTKEKVKVVPLKKVPVTPKEKVKPPPTKKEAEVLKERKAEPVTPKKEAEVLKEKKAEPVTPKKAPVSKAKPAPAKKKKEAKVLKEKKPEPVTPKKASVAKTKPAPVVKEAEAPHKNVSLSKERVKVVPLKKVPVTPKEKVKPAPTKKEAEVLKEKKAEPVTPKKAPVSKAKPAPAKKKKVPVTPKEKVEPAPTKKDAEVLKEKKAEPVIPKKAPVSKAKPAPAKKKKEVEAPKEKVKPVILTKEQEGAPKNATLAKERVKIVPMKKEVKVPKEKVKVSAKTKPAKIKTKPTPVVKEAEAPHKNISLTKEKVKVVPLKKVPVTLKEKVKPAPVKKEAEVLKEKKAEPVTPKKVPVTPKEKVKPAPTKKEAEIVKEKKAEPVTPKKAPVTKAKPAKKKKEVETPKEKAKPVILTKEQEGAPKNATLAKERVKIVPMKKVVKAPKEKVKVSAKIKPAKIKTKPAPVLKEAEVPQKNISLTKEKAKVVPLKKVPVTPKEKVKPAPTTKEAEVLKEKKAEPVTPKKAPVAKAKPAPAKKKKEVEAPKEKAKPAAVKKEAKPALAKKVEVAKEKPKPAQEKKAPSKKEAEIKKEKLKSLLKKEPKVTKEKVKPAVKKDILRKKIKPVHVKKEVEAPKEKDKPAAVKKAMLRKKTKAVPVRRVEKKAEKEEKAKEDRVLKEIQESAKKEKAATKKAAKEEKVKAEPSVSDSLLMEDELPYFQCFFVDEDEAQFPFYAFSPLQI from the exons ggGCCAAACCTGCCTCTGCTACTGCAGCCGGTGGCTCCAATGGAGCAGCAGCACCACAGCCGGGCTTCCTCAGATCCGGAGCTCTGAGTCTCCTCAATAAGCTGAAGGTGTCCGTGGAGCTGCTGATCGCCCTGGCTGCTCTGCTCTCCTGGGTGGTCGTGGGTGTGGTGATGTTTGACTTTGTGGAGTACAAAGCAGTCCCTG ACATTCAGCAAATCATTACGGACCCTGTTAAAGCTGTAAACGATGCTGTGGATGAAGCCACCAGCCTGCTCAATAAGTTTCAAG AATGTGCACCTGATTTAAGTGACCCCATGTCTGCTGCCACTTATGCAGCTGAGGAAATATCAGCAGCAAAAGATGGAGTTGTTCGATACTTTTCAGATGAGGAAG GGACCTTCTACCTCAGCTACATCGACCCTGTTGTCATTGGTAGACGAGCTTTCCATTCAACTAATGACTTCATGTGTGGAGTGGTGGGCGGCTGCAGGGACACACTATGTACTGTTGTGGACTCTATATTAGATACCATACAGGAGATAAATAAAG GAAAAATTGATCTTAGCTACATAGACCCTGTGGTAATAGGCAGAGGTGTCTTCAATGTTACTAATGAGTTCGTGTGTGGAGTGGTGGGCTACATCCAGGGTGTGCTCTGTTCGATACTGGACACTATACTGGATGTAGTGAAAG gagtCACTGACATTAGCTTCATAGACCCAGTAGTAATCGGCAGGAATACCTTCGGCGCTACTAATGACTTTGTGAATGGAATAGTGGGCTACATCCAGAGCGTACTCTGTACCATCATAGACAGTATCCTGGAAATAGTTAAAG gaACAACTGACATTAGCTTCATTGACCCTGTGGTTATTGGCAGGAATGTCTTCAGTGTTACTAATGACTTTGTGAGTGGAATAGCAGGATACATCCAGGATGTGCTCTGTGTAATCTTGGATGTGATACTGGACACATTAAAAG ATATTCAGCAGGCAGTGGGATTCAGTCCCATGTCGGTTCTGAAGACAACTGCGGACATCACCAAAGAACAGATCAGCATGCTTGTGAGCTACTTCTCAGCAACACTGATTGGTGAAGAAG gaaTCATGCCTGAAGTGTCCCTCGACCCCATGAAGGTTGTTGAGGATGCAGTGCTGGAGTTCACAGACAAGAAAGATTTGTTTGTGGCTTATATGTCAAGCATGTTGGTTGGTGATCAAG gTGAACCTGCCGCCCCTCCAGTTGTAAATGTAGTAACTGAAAAAG ATGAAGCTGTCGCTGCCCCATCTGACATCAATTTGGTGAGAAGGAAAG GTGAATTTCTGCCTCCATTTGAAAAAG TTGCAGAGATCTTACACACTGCCAAAGATGAAGCTGCTCCTGCTGCAGAGTTAAGTGAAGACTCaaagacggaggaggaggaggaggagaaggaggaggaggaggaggaggaggaggctgaagTGCCACCTGAAGCCGCTAGTGAAGCAGATGTGCAGGATGCAGAGGAAGATGAGG TGAAACATGTCGACCTTGAAGAAAAAGAATCTGAAACTCCTCTGGAGGAGGAAATCCTTGATCATGACagcaaggaggaggagaaggaagaggctgataaagaggaagaagaggagattATAACAGAGGAAGCTGCAGAGCAGTTGGAGAAAGAGGAAGgcgaggaacaggaggaggacaaaaaagaagaggagggtgAAGAAGATCAAGGAAAGACAGAGGAGGCTGTGgatgaagaagatgaggagGCACAAGCAGCAGACGGGGTGGTAGaagacaaagaggaggaggaggagatcaaaactgaagatgttttggtagaagaagaggaggaggaagtggaggaggagatcAAAACTGAAGATTATTTggtagaagaagaggaggaggaagtggaggaggagatcaaaactgatgatgttttggtagaagaagaggaggaggaagaggaggaggagatcaaAACTGAAGATGATTTggtagaagaagaggaggagaaagaggaggaggagatcaaAACTGAAGATGATTTggtagaagaagaggaggaggaagaggaggaggagatcgaAACTGAAGATGCTTTggtagaagaagaggaggaggaagaggaggagaccaAAACAATAGATGCTTtggtagaagaggaggaggaggaggagaccaaaacagaagaTGCTTTGctagaagatgaagatgaggaggaggaggaggaggccaaaCCTGAAGAAGTTTTGTTAGAagatgaggagaaggagaaagaggaggaggagaccaaaacagaagaagacttggcagaagatgaagatgaggagaaggaggaggagaccaAAACTGAAGATGTTTTGTTAGAAGacgaagatgaggaggaggaggaggaggaggatgaggaagatgaTAAGACCAAAACTGACAAAGACTTGGCAGAAGATGTGGAGAAGGAGGAACCAAAACTTGAAGACCtagcagaagaagaggaggaggaggaggaggaagaggaggaggaggaggaagagcaagaggaggaggaggaggttaaGTCAGAAGAAGAGGATGAAAGAGTCCAacaaaccatcaaaattacTGACGATGATGCCAGAGATCAGTTCGAGAAAACTGATGAAGAAGATCAGGATCTAGAAATGGACaatgaggatgaagaggaggaggaaggagaaaaactGGACTATGTAGAGATCAAGGAGGATGATAAAGATGCAGAAGAAGAACCATTAGTCCAACAGCTTGATCTTAAAATTCTGGCATCAGAAAAGCTCCATATTGATCAGATACCTGAATCTGAAGAAGAAACTTTACTACCTGAACATGATGAAGACGAATTCGCTGACATTGTTGATGATCAcgatgaaaacaacaacaacagtgagAGCAGAAAGACTGAGCCTAAACGTAAGAGGAAGGTTCATGTTCCCTTTGAGAAGCTCAGACGAGTCGGATCCAGAGCGCCTCACAAAGAAGAACATCTCAGCAAACATGAGAAAG TTCTCAAAGAGGCAAAGGAAAGACATGCAATTAAAGAAGTTAAAGATGCCATTGTTAAAG AAGAGGAGCCAGTGAAGAAGGCTCtcaaagaagaggaagatgcGAAGAAGCTGcccaaagaaaagaaacaagtaAAGAAACTCCtcaaagaagagaaagaaataaagaaaccctctaaagaaaagaaagaggtgAAGAAACCAGccaaagaagaggaggaagtcaAGAAACCTCTCAAAGAAGAGAAGGTGAAGAAACAactcaaagaagaaaaagaagtcaAGAAACCACCTAAAGAGCACAAAGAAGTAAGGAAACATAAGAGACTTTctaaaaaagaggaagaagtgaAAGAACGAcccaaagaagaaaaagaaatcaagaaaCCTCTTAGAGACAAGAAAGAAGTGAAGAAGCCACctagagaagagaaagaaaccaAGAAACCTCctaaagaggagaaagaaattAAGAAACCTCCcaaaaaggagaaagaggagaagagacCTCCTAAAGCTGCAGAAGTGacgaaagaagagaagaaacctcctaaagaagagaaagaggagaagaaaccTATTAAAGAAGCTAAAGATAAAcataaacctgaaaataaagaGGAGAGGGCCCTTAAAAAGGAGAGGGATGTGAAGAAACCTCttaaagaagagaaagaggtAAAGAAATCTCccaaagaagaggagagaccatctaagaaggagaaagaagttAGGAAACTTCtcaaggaggaaaaagaagccAAGAAACCAGCCAAAGaagacaaggaggaggagaaacctctcaaaacagagagagaagagaagataccttctaaaaaacagaaagaagtgaAGAAACCACccaaagaagagaaagaagtcaAGAAACCACccaaagaagagaaagaagtcaAGAAACCtcaaaaagaagagaaagaaccCAAGAAACCTACCAAAGATGAGAAAGAACCCGAGAAACCTACCAAAGACGAAAAAGAACCCAAGAAACCTAccaaagaagagaaagaaatcaAGAAACCTCAAAAGGAAGATAAAGAAGTTAAGAAACctctgaaaaaagagaaagaagaaaaggaaactcccaaagaaaagagagaagtgAAGAAACCTtccaaagaagacaaaaaggagaagaaacctatcaaagaagagacagaagatGAGAAACCTCACAAAGAAGCCAAGATACCTACCAAAGATGAGAAAGAAGTAAAGAAACCTCacaaggaagagaaagaagttAAGAAACCTcccaaagaagaaaaagaaggaaagaaacctCTCAAAGATAAGGAAATTGAGAAACTCCTCAAACAAGTCAAAGAAGAAAAGGAATCTCCCAAAGACAAGAAAGGAGTGAAGCAACCTTCAGAagacaaaaaagtcaagaaacCTATCAAAGatgagaaagaagagaagaaacctcttgaagaaaagagagaaatgaaGAAACCTTCCAAAGAGgacaaagaggaaaagaaaccccttaaagaaaagaaggaagtaAAGAAAccttctgaagaagaaaagaaaccccttaaagaaaagaaggaagtgAAGAAGccttctgaagaagaaaagaaaccccttaaagaaaagaaggaagtgAAGAAAccttctgaagaagaaaagaaaccccttaaagaaaagaaggaagtgAAGAAGccttctgaagaagaaaagaaaccccttaaagaaaagaaggaagtgAAGAAAccttctgaagaagaaaagaaaccccttaaagaaaagaaggaagtgAAGAAACCTtctgaagaagagaagaaaccCCTTAAAGAAAGGGAGGTGAAGACACCTCCCAAAGAagataaaaaagagaaagaggagaagaaaccTATTAAAGAAGCCAAAAAAGAGGCAgaatcaaagaaagaaaagatttcAAAAGATGGAAAGGAACCAATAAAGCCTTCTAAACAAGAGAAAGAAATCAAGACAACTaccaaagaagacaaagaacCAACGAAGAAGAGAGTCACCAAGACAG AAGCTAAACCCAAAAAGTCTGCAAAGAGAATTAAAGTAGTCAAGAAGGAAGTTGCATCTGTCCTCAAGAAGGAGCATCTTAATGTTACCAAAGCAG CTGAAGAACCCAAGAAGTCTGCAAAGGTGCTTAAATTTGCTAAAAAGCAAATAGCTCCTGCCCTGAAAAAGGAACATAAGAATGTTACTAAAGCAG CAGAGGTTCCTGAAGTCCCAAAGGTGACAGCCAAACCAGAAGTGACAAAGAAAG TGGCAGCTCCCAAGGAGGCCAAGAAGGAACCAAAGCAAAAAATCAAACGTAAACCTGTAAAACCag ATATCGATGCAgtgaaggaaaaggaaaaagcagCCCCTAAAAAGAAAG aaGCTGAAGTTTCTGAACTAAAGCCCAAACCTGGTCAGAAAG atgCTGCAGTTACTAAAGAAAAAGCCAAGCGAGCTCCACCAAAGAAGG AAGTTccaaagaaaaaggccaaagCAGCTCCAGCAAAGAAAG AGGCTGCTGCTCCTAAAGAAAAGGTCAAACCAGTCATCTTGACCAAAG AACAAGAAGGTGCTCCCAAAAATGCCACTCTGGCCAAAGAGAGGGTCAAAATAGTGCCTATGAAGAAAG TGGTCAAGGcaccaaaaaaagaagtcaaagcTGTCTCTGCAAAGACAA aatctgcaaaaatcaagacaaaaccAACACCGGTAGTTAAAG agGCAGAAGCACCACACAAAAATGTGTCTCTAACAAAGGAGAAGGTGAAGGTGGTGCCACTGAAGAAAG TGCCTGTAACTCCGAAAGAAAAAGTCAAAGCAGCACCAACAAAAAAAG AAGCTGAAGTTCTCAAGGAGAAGAAGGCTGAGCCAGTGACTCCAAAGAAAG CGGCAAAACCAACACCTGCTAAAAAGAAGAAAG TGCCTGAAActccaaaagaaaaagtcaaaccAGCATTAACAAAAAAAG AAGCTGAACTTCTCAAGGAGAAGAAGCCTGAGCCAGTGACTCCCAAGAAAG AAGCTGAAGTTCTCAAGGAGAAGGTGGCTGAGCCAGTGACTCCCAAGAAAG CACCTGTTTCCAAGGCAAAACCAACACCTGCTAAAAAGAAGAAAG AACCTgcaaaaatcaagacaaaaccAGCACCAGTTGTTAAAG AGGCAGAAGCACCACACAAAAATGTGTCTCTAACCAAGGAGAAGGTGAAGGTGGTGCCACTAAAGAAAG TGCCTGTAActccaaaagaaaaagtcaaaccACCACCAACGAAAAAAG AAGCTGAAGTTCTCAAGGAGAGGAAGGCTGAGCCAGTGACTCCCAAGAAAG AAGCTGAAGTTCTCAAGGAGAAGAAGGCTGAGCCAGTGACTCCCAAGAAAg CGCCTGTTTCTAAGGCAAAACCAGCACCTGCTAAAAAGAAGAAAG aaGCCAAAGTTCTTAAGGAGAAGAAGCCTGAGCCAGTGACTCCCAAGAAAG CATCTGTTGCTAAGACAAAACCAGCACCAGTTGTTAAAG aggCAGAAGCACCACACAAAAATGTGTCTCTAAGCAAGGAAAGGGTGAAGGTGGTGCCACTGAAGAAAG tgcCTGTAACTCCGAAAGAAAAAGTCAAACCAGCACCAACAAAGAAAG AAGCTGAAGTTCTCAAGGAGAAGAAGGCTGAGCCAGTGACTCCAAAGAAAG caCCTGTTTCTAAGGCAAAACCAGCACCTGCTAAAAAGAAGAAAG tGCCTGTGActccaaaagaaaaagttgaaCCAGCACCAACAAAAAAAG ATGCTGAAGTTCTCAAGGAGAAGAAGGCTGAGCCAGTGATTCCCAAGAAAG CACCTGTTTCTAAGGCAAAACCAGCACCTGCTAAAAAGAAGAAAG AAGTGGAGGCTCCTAAGGAAAAGGTCAAACCAGTCATCTTGACCAAAG AACAAGAAGGTGCTCCCAAAAATGCCACTCTGGCCAAAGAGAGGGTCAAAATAGTGCCTATGAAGAAAG aggtCAAGGTGCCAAAAGAGAAGGTCAAAGTCTCTGCAAAGACAA aACCTgcaaaaatcaagacaaaaccAACACCAGTAGTAAAAG aGGCAGAAGCACCACACAAAAATATCTCTCTAACCAAGGAGAAGGTGAAGGTGGTGCCACTGAAGAAAG tGCCTGTAACTCTGAAAGAAAAAGTCAAACCAGCACCAGTGAAAAAAG AAGCTGAAGTTCTCAAGGAGAAGAAGGCTGAGCCAGTGACTCCCAAGAAAG TGCCTGTAACTCcgaaagaaaaagtgaaaccaGCACCAACTAAAAAAG AAGCTGAAATTGTCAAGGAAAAGAAGGCTGAGCCAGTGACTCCCAAGAAAG CACCTGTTACAAAGGCAAAACctgctaaaaagaaaaaag aagtgGAGACTCCAAAAGAAAAGGCCAAACCAGTCATCTTGACCAAAG AACAAGAAGGTGCTCCCAAAAATGCCACTCTGGCCAAAGAAAGGGTCAAAATAGTGCCTATGAAGAAAG tgGTCAAAGCACCAAAAGAGAAAGTCAAAGTCTCTGCTAAGATAA AACCTgcaaaaatcaagacaaaaccAGCACCAGTGCTTAAAG AGGCAGAAGTACCACAGAAAAATATCTCTCTAACAAAGGAGAAGGCCAAAGTGGTGCCACTGAAGAAAG tGCCTGTAActccaaaagaaaaagtgaaaccaGCACCAACAACAAAAG AAGCTGAAGTTCTCAAGGAGAAGAAGGCTGAGCCAGTGACTCCCAAGAAAG CACCTGTTGCTAAGGCAAAACCAGCACCTGCTAAAAAGAAGAAAG AAGTGGAGGCTCCTAAAGAAAAGGCCAAACCTGCTGCAGTAAAGAAAG AGGCCAAGCCAGCCCTGGCCAAAAAAG TAGAGGTTGCAAAGGAGAAACCTAAACCAGCTCAAGAAAAGAAAg CTCCTTCtaaaaaagaagctgaaataaagaaggaaaagctcaaatCCCTCCTAAAGAAAG AGCCCAaagtaacaaaagaaaaagtcaaaccAGCTGttaaaaaag ACATTTTGAGGAAAAAGATCAAACCTGTCCACGTGAAGAAAG AAGTGGAGGCTCCTAAAGAAAAGGACAAACCTGCAGCAGTAAAGAAAG CCATGTTGAGGAAAAAGACCAAAGCAGTCCCTGTGAGGAGAG ttgagaagaaggcagaaaaggaggagaaagctAAAG AGGATCGAGTTCTTAAAGAGATACAGGAGTCTGCAAAGAAAG AAAAAGCTGCGACGAAGAAAGCTGCCAAGGAGGAGAAAGTTAAAG CAGAGCCTTCTGTATCAGACAGCCTTCTCATGGAGG